The Misgurnus anguillicaudatus chromosome 12, ASM2758022v2, whole genome shotgun sequence region TTTATAAAATTTGGAGGCTACTATGTGAATAAATGATTGAAATCCTTTTACATTTTGAACTGGATCTTCATCCACCCTCTGTTTCTTCAAGTCCACACCATTTCCAGCCCGCTATTTTTTTAGCAGGGCTCACAACACTGGAATGAAATATTATTGTTGAAATagcaaaacaaaatatttactgTCTGTCAAATCTGAGAATCATATTAAAGAAATATGAACAGATTATGCTCACGGCAGTTTCCGTTGTCTGGGATTGTTTGCCTTTTTTATGGTGTCTTCAATTTTAATATCATCAATGTTTTCAAATAAACATCAGCCACAGATAATGGTGAGCTTTTGCCCGTTTCTCCATGGTAACAAGCTGAACAGAAAAATGTGCCTCTCAGTTATCATGCAAAGCCCATGACGAGGCAATTACATCAGGCAAAGCTGATTTTTCATCACACTGCGAGAATGAGGCACTTCATTACTGACACCTCGGAAATCTGATTGTCTTGTTGGCCTTTGAATGAGGAAAAATAACAACTCAAATCTGCATTAAATACAAGACAAAAGCAGGAAAAAGAACACAAATCACGGACGAGAAACTGAGATGAGAGTACATCCGCCAAAATCAGCTCAGAGAGGACGAAAGAAAGACCAAAAGCAAGAGAGGGATCTCAGAGTTGGGGCGGTAGGAAAAAAACCGGCATAGCACATTATTGAGAGAAGCATTCAAGCTAAGCTGCTTATTGATAAAAGCACTAATCTGCCTGGCGGAAGGTAAAGGAGGATGAAATGAGCGGTGATAAAATATTGGAGATGAAGGCAATGCCATCAGGGAGCTGAGCCTCTACTCAGCTTCTCATTTTTTGTTACGCGAGGCTCTGACCACCGGTGGCTTCCAAAACGCATTTCCGGAAGCGAAGAAATGATATGGGCACAGAATGTACCCGCTGCCTTTCATCTGCACACGCAAACAGCCAGAGATAGCGAGAGAGAATGTCACTGTCTATATTCAAATTTATAGTAAATTCCTCAGCTCACGTCGTAAGCAAGAAGATAATTTGATGAAATCAGAGATGTGACGCCTCTGGCGAAGAAATGACATCGCTTCGTAAACGCGCATGCAGAAAAATGTTTCCGAGACGACGTTCGCATAAATCAAGCTCCTTGTGGTTGTGTGCAGAAGTATATTTGGGAGGAAATGAATCTGACTGTGAACACATGGATATTACCATAATCATTATCATTATTGTCTTCCTTGTCTTCAATGACACTATCATTAGTCGCACATCTGCGCGCTGCTGTGGTGCGCTGCGCTCTGCTCTCATATAGCTCAACAACATCAGCCATCCCCTTCGGTGACAAAAAACTTGCCATAAAGCACCTCCTGGGTAAGAGCTGTAATCCTTGTTATGAGGTAATCAATGACATAGAAATCAAACACGCAAATAAGGGCGtaaaaaatgtacaactttggtactggagggccggtgtcctcaTGATCTTGACAAGCATGCTGGGATGGACACTGCAGAACTGACAGAGTAAAATAGGACCATCTCctcatttctttctttaaagGACGCAAACTCTTTTGGTTTGTCTCTTAGGGTTCGAATATGTGTACATccgggatgggcaacttcggtcctgtagggccggtgtcctgcagagtttagctccaacttgcttcagcacacctgcctcaaagtttctagtatgcctagtaagaccttaattggctgcttcaggtgtgtttaattatggttggagccaaactctgcaggacaccggccttCCAGGAccaaagttgcccatccctgatgtACACATATTCAAACCCTAAGAGACAAACCAAAAGAGTTTGCGTTctttaaagaaagaaatgagGAGATGATCCGATTTTACTTTGTCAGTTCCGCAGTGCCCATCCCAGCATGCTTGTCAAGATCATGAGAATCGATTAGCCCAGACTTAAAATGTCATGTTGGCCTCATTTATTTGAAGTCGAGGTCCAACAGAGTGGTGATATCATAAAAGTGAATCATTTTGGCAGAAGAGCCAGTTTGAACATACTAAGTTGGTTGGCCTACAAAATGGCCGCAGTAAGAATCCCAAACCATCCTCTGTGACTCTACACCGTTATCACCTCTATAGTCATGGACAAGATTACTCATTTGGAATATGTCTGTCCAGTGCACTAAATCCCTCAGCACTTGTCCAGGTCAATCGATTCTGAAGTGTCAGCCAAGACCGGTCAGTCAGTAAGTGCCTGCAGAGACCTGTTAGGCCCGGAGACATCCTCTAGAGAGATACTATACAAACAAGAATGCGTATCTGATTCTCTGTTGTCTTCATTGCATTTACTACATTGACAGAAGCCTACTAGTGGGACGTTGTTTTGTAGCTGCAGGTACAATAGGATTTTGTCTTATTGTGCTAATTTACCCTGGTGTGAGAGATTCTTGTAGTATATCATTGCAAAGTATTTGTTGATAATTGCTCAATTGTTCATGCCTGCAGGCTGGTAGGGGTGTCTCGATCCCTCAAATTCCTATAAGCGCTACAGTCGCCCTCACGCTGCGTATGAGCCTGCGAGGCTTTCGCACCTGACAGTAGATTGGTCCACAGAGAGCGAGAGTAGAGCACCGGCAGTATTGTGCTCTAATGAGGAGCAGTCTGAGTATTATGGGCTGTATTCACTGAGGGGAGATCTGAGAGGGTGGGCGCCAGGTTTGAGGTTTACGGGTGCATTCTGCAATGGATATTAGCCAGCGCTGTGCTGAGCAGATGCTTAAAATGTGGGATACTGGGAAAGGGCCTTGAGGCAGCCTGCAAAAAAGCATGGCTGTCTTATATAGAGAATATGTAAGTGTAAGAGAAGCTCTACAAAGAGCACAGGGCTCTAAAGGTACTGAATATTTAGTTTTTCGTAGCATCTCTCAGTGCCTGTGCTGATTTATGGCCATGTTCAATTCGTGATATAGGGTGCGTAATTAACTAAAGTGAAAAATATAGAGCATTCACAGAGAAAGGGAAAGGAAGAAAGCTCTGTTGTAAGGAAACATTTTTGATCCTTATCTTAAAGCTTCAGAATGCAAGGCATAGAGAGATAGCGAGAGATGGAGTGAAGATATCAAAGGAAGGCTTGGCTTGGAGCTATTTTTTAGCCACAATGGCTTGCGGATGTTCGCTTGCTTTTACTAAGAGCCCATCACATGGATACGTGTTTAGTGCTATACCTAAACGTTTTGCATCGTATCCCTGGTTCATTCATACAGATCCAGCATTTTGGCAGCCTAATACCTCTagtttttgaaaccgggtcccaGAGTGGATAAAatgacacccttgcggttttgTGTGTACAGCCAATCTGTATAATTTGTAAACTATCTGTCATCACCCCGCGTTTCGACCCTAGTCAGACACTGATATGTTATAGCATCAACAATGGTGGACTACATGCTTTATTGGCTTTACTTAAGCAAAATCTTTCGCTACAGTGAGCAACAAATGATTATGGACAACAACAAGGTTTATGCGCAGGCTCCAAGTCTTATAtctctgtggcagaattacagcgccacATACTGGTTTGGCATGTATACTACATTGATTCGAATAGGTTTTAGTGGTTTAGTGTGTACACAGATATTTCCTGAGACGAcactcatttattttttagaacAAGGAAAAAATCGGATAGGGAAATCTCTGGCTTAGAGTGGATGTGGACTTAGTTTTTGTTCCAGTGGTATGGACAAAATGTATGacatttgtaattgttaaatagcatttaatgaattaaataCCTTACAGATGATAAagtattttaatttcatttgttAGAGCTTGAATCAATGCTCAGTGTGAAATCAGTGAAAAATAGTTTTGCATGCTatatgaaaacaaaatataaaaacacaaaagtcTCAAAACAGTGAAACTAATATGAGAGAAATAACATATCCGGATAAGccacattaaagggacacaaaggctcattttccagctcccctagagttaaacatttgagttttaccgttttggaatccattcagctgatctccaggtctgggggtaccacttttagcatagattagcataatccattgaatctgattagaccattagcatcgtgcttaaaaatgaccaaagagtttcaatatttttcctgttaaaaaattcaaatatttaactctaggggagctggaaaatgagcataaaaagtagagtgtccctATAAGGGCAATAGCACATTCATTGCAAAACATCCCATATGTGCATGTGACTCCAAATCAAGTGAATTTTACAGTAATGCAACAGGTTGTCAGTCCTGCCCTGTAATTGCCACTTAATATATGTATAACTAGTAAGAAATAGGGAAAAATCAGCACATTGGCTGCTAGAAGGTTAAGTGCTATTTCACTAATTAATGCCCAGCCCAAATATCCAACCCAAATCCCTGCCTCCCAATCATTTTTCTACTATTAATTGGAAGCAATGGGATATGAGATGCAGCCCGTGGTGAGGAGTGGGCAACTGAGCGATATCTCAGTTTATGAAGTAATTTTAATTATAGGGATTTAATTTAAGCATAGATTTACAACTTCATTACACCAACTTAAAAATAAGTGTAAAGGTCCCTTGCTTGATCTCTTAATGTGTGCTAAAGTCTCTCACTCTTGGCTTTTCCAGGGAGAAAGTACATCCTGAAAAAGAGGTGTCAGATCTTTGCAATGACCAAAGTAATTATCAGCACTGTACTTGATAAGCACATGCAGTCTTTTTGGTAGCTGTCACACCTCTAACACATTTGGAGGTTTTATGAAAAAAGAGTTTGGGAATTTCGATGATCTGTAAAAGACACATTtggccacacacacaaacagccaAATAAAGCTGTGCTACTGTGAATTGAGCTTTGGGGCTTTTTTAACACCTCTGGATAAGTCTTCCCGAACAAACAAACTTCACCTAATGAGTTTTTTACGGACCAGGAAGGAGAGCATTGAAGCCAGTCATCATGCTCAATCCTCACTGGCAATAAACAGCAAACAAGGCCACTGTGTTTACACTCATCAGAGCTTTAACTGGTAGTGTCTAAGCCAAGGCTGTCACACTCACCTGAGCACATTGCCGCTCGCATGGAGTCATTGGTGAGCGTATTACCGTTCACTCTGTCACGCTCTGTACTCTACATCTGTCACTCAGCTTGGCtgagattttaattttttattttggtcAATCTGCTAAGCCTGATGTGGGAGGGGGATTCCTCACGAGTTCACATCTGTCGAGAGATGTCACACGAGTCAACATCTGTCCCTTGTTTATACGCATATCAGTCAACTCTTGCAGACACAAATATCCATTTATGTAGCGTATGTTCTTGAATGAGAATCTGATCGGATAGGCCTGCTTGCCACCAGCCCATATTCACACAAATAGATCTCATGACTGTATGCAGAGGGCTGGAAGCATGCACACAACAATGCAACACACTCTCCGTAGCTGGAGTCTATTGTCACTTCCATGCCATATGCTGTCCATCACGGTGTTGGAGCTGCCGTGGGTAACTGTTCTCCCCAGTTAGTAAGTCTACAAGGCCTGCACTCACCCTGGCTGTCATCTAGCATCTGCTGGCTTTATCAAACAACAGACTGGTACTGATGGAGTCAGGACCCGTGTGACCTTGTTTCTGTCTTATGCAAACCTCACTACCGCTCACCCTGGAGATTGCACTCAGTTTGATATTTTCACAATTTCACCACCAcccacatacaaatatatcattGCATCCAGTGCTTAAGTGTTTTTTCATTGGCTTCATTCTGAAATGAGCACTGTGAATTGGCTTCTAAGTGGGTCAGGTTGAATTGGCATCTGAGCCAAATCTGAGGCTAAGAAAATGACTTTGGACTTGTTCAGCGGCAGCAGGTCAGATGGGCGCCTCTTACTGAGCGGATTCGATTACATGACAACAGAGACAGCATGAGCACTagcaaatatgcacattttacaCTCTACTTACACTATGAAGAATTACATTGAAATATAAGAAGAGATGAGAGTTATTTATGAGTAAACTCTTTCAGGAAAGATTTTATGACCAGGCCTCTGTAATTATCTATGCAGTAAGTAAATTGTATTAAAGTCTATTTTCAGGCAGTAAACCAGTGGCTCAGAGAATATAAACAGGAAAAATGCTGCAATGCAACAgccattttttacatcttaaaagcAGACAGATTATTAAATGCAGAAGATGTACTGCCATGATGGCTCTCTATATGTTACAGTTATAGTGTTAAATCACCCACAACACGCTTTAAAAAATCGCAAACAGTCAAAAATAAACTAGTCATATACAAACACCCACTATTTTAGCACTATGAGGTACTATTCTGGATAACTTCAGCATCTCCTCCTCTATCAGTAAATGCAACATACACTTCACATccacaattaaaaataaaaatctgtacCGTTTTTGCGCTATATTTTGGTGGATTGGTCTTGTAGCTGTAATCCGAGTACTGGTCAGAGCCGGTCGAGTTGTCATCACCGCCTGTTCCCACAAAGGTATTGGCAGCAGGAAGCTCCTGGACAACCTGGTGCTTTTGGGAGGCAGATGGGGACTGGGCCTGGAGCTGGATGGAAGGCAGTGGGGAGTTGGAACGGTAGTGTCTGCCTAGGTCAGGGCTTCCAGGCGGATATGTCAGAGGCAAATGGATCCTGGGGCTGTCATTTACCCCATCGAGGTTAAATTTTAGGCTCTTTTGAAGGCTGACCTCTTCATCCTCTCCAAGCGGTTTGGGTGCCTTTGGTGGCTTACCTTTTTTACCCTTTCTCCCTTTGCCACTTTTTGGTCCCTGCTTGGGAGCATACAGATCTTTGGTCTCCTTTTTGCCAGCCTGATAACCACTTTTAGCTTCTCTTTGGAGACGATGCCTGATGAAGACCACCACAACAATGACAGTGACCACCCCTGCCACTCCAGCCAAACTCCCATACACAATGTTGCTTCTTTGGGCAGCCATGCCATAATCTGGATCTCCTGCAATGTCCATGTCCAGTGGGGTGTACAAGCTATGTCCCACAAGTGCCTCCACATGACTTACATTAGAAATGGTCTCGTTTACGTAAATGTGTACCAAAGAAATGGCATGACGGCTTGGCTTGCCTCTGTCACTAACTCTTACAACCAGTCGATGCAGACCACTGTGTTTGCGAGTTAGCTCCTTGGTTAACGTGATCTCCCCATCGGATGGAGAGATATAAAAAAGATCATGTGGATTTCCCCCAGCAATGCTGTATACTAGCTCAGCATTGGACCCAGAATCAATGTCTTCTGCTTCCACAACCTCCACAACACTGTCTGGAGCAGCCATGGGAGACAGACGTCTGAAGGATGAGTTTGACGGTTTGGTGACAACAGGCGCATTATCGTTTTCGTCAAGGACATTGATGGTTACACCAACGTATGATGACCTGGGCGGGTCCCCTCCATCTACAGCTTTTAAACGGAATGTATAACTGCTCTCCTTCTCTCTGTCAAATGAGATACTAGACAGAATAGTGCCTGTACCATTTTGGATGACAAATTTCCCCACATCTGGTTCCACAGAAAGTTGCACTTGAGCATTTCCACCTTCATCCATGTCCTGTACTGTTACCATGCCAACAGGGCTAAGGGGTGGCATGTTCTCCAAGACTGAGAAGCTGTAGAGACTAAGCATGAACTTGGGATCATTGTCGTTTCTGTCAAGAACCTTAATTACAACTGTGGCAGTACCCCTGTGACTGGGAACCCCTTTATCAGTTGCAGTAACACGGAACTCATAGCGCTCCTTGTGCTCACGATCCAGAGGGCTCCGAGCACGAACTTCACCTGAGTTGGGGTCAATCTCAAAAAGCCCCCTAGTTGAAGAGTCTGCAATAATGTTGTAGACCAGCTCGGCATTTGTTCCACTGTCTGCATCTAAGGCAACAACATCTAACACCTTCTCACCTGGCTGGTTCTCCTCAGGAAACTCCTGTTCAAACAGAGTTGGGGAGAAAATGGGTGAATTGTCATTTGTATCTGTCACTTGGACTTTCAGTGAGTTAGTGCTGGATAGAGCTGGGTTGCCGGAATCCACTGCCACTATCTCCACCCGGTAGTCCTTTATCCTTTCAAAGTCTAGAGGGGTTGTGGTCTGCAGAAAATACTTCCTTTTGTTGTCAACTGAGGAATCACTGGCTGGCCGAAGCTGGAAAGGAACATCACCTGCAACCACACAAGTCACCACAGCATTTTCTCCTTCATCTTTATCTGAAACCTGCACCAGTGCTACCGCAGTGCCAACTGGCATATCCTCTGAAATGTTTGCCACCCCATCATTATGGATCACAAGACCAATGCCACGAATCTCAACCGCTGGTGCATTGTCATTCTGGTCTGTCACATCAATAGAAACGTATGTTTTAGAACTTTTAGGTGAGGGGCCTTTGTCTCGTGCAACAACGTAAAATTTCAGATTGTTGATCTCCTCACGATCCAATGGACCTTTGACGTATATGACGCCTGTGGAACGGTCTATCCGGAGAAGTTTTGGAACAGGATCAATGGCCTGATGTAATGTGTATTCAATTTCACCATTAGGGCCCAAGTCTGAATCATTAGCCTTCACCTGCAACATAAATAATTAAGAGTCACTACAACTTTACATGGAAATAGATGAAAACATCAACTGAGTCTAAATTAAAATTTCTAAGAAAGCAGGCCTTCCCTTTAAGCAATCTACACAATGGCGCCAATGAAGTGCAGAAGTCAAGACATTTAACAAATCTATGCTAGTTTCTTAATAAAAGAGCAGAACCTAGTTTGATTCTTGATCATTTGAAATTGCAGTCTTTATCAGAATAATCAGAGGATTTGAAAGTGgtgaaaaaatgtaaacaaatctGAAATGTAAATGGCTATTAATAATTATGCAAACATCATTGTATCTGCTATTTAGTGAGGTATATGCATTTGTTCATACTTTCAATGTTTAGGATAGacaatcacatttatttataatttgtaATCTGAAAATGTGTCTATTATCATAGTGACGGTGTGAAAAGTATGAAAGTTGAgtcattattttcacaatggaAAATGTAAAACACTAGTAGGTCAGATTTTATTCTCAATAGTAAACAGTCAGACACCAACAGTGGGTCAGATGATGCACTTCATATTCGCGTCTCTCTGAAATGCTGGAGTCCTGCATACTAACGCAACACTCAAATGCACACTCGAATGTTTACATGAGAATTGCTGTTCAATTGCACTGCATTTCATTGAATAATACAGCATTTGTTTATGcataacattacaaaacaaCCCTTGCTCTCAAGTTTATGCACTGGATCTTAACACTAAAGAGTGACATGATAGCTAACAAGTTATGCATTACAGTTTAACATACAGTAAAACATACAGGTGTGGGTTTGGTTATTAAATGGGTTGTCTCTCCCGTAAATAACCGAACTGCCTGTGAacatattaaaggacaagttcggtattttaggggctgtttacacttggtattaagatgtgttttcatcgatcggatcacaagtggacgagagagacacattacgtttacacctggtatttaaatccgtctcttttgtccactttcgaccgcttctgtgctgaatactatgagggggtggtctgttagacggtgggcgagtctctctgctgtcattcaaacccgagcgggagtaattatgagtttatatggacgcaaactaatattatgtcggagtgcactgcttgtttagcaagtaaacatgctgcacagtgttttgtacataagtatgtaagagctttctttgaattttcagcgcaattgatgaaataggatcgcgcaactttcacacgctttcaaaacgaaactacggagatcagccgcttagttttatcaatgaaaggctaaaaatagcgctgttcaccgaatgttcacgccagaagtcaaaaaagacgtaaaacttgtgtttaataccgcagattagataaatgggcggagagaaggcggtcgcgtgtggctgttcgaacgcattcaaccacatgtgcgttccgcaactccaaagcgatccgatcgaaagtggtttcgaccacctctggatgtggttgaaagtggtcgaaagtggacgagctcaaaacgttttgaacaccgtttacacctggcattaacgtcgtccacttgtgatccgatcgacgaaaacacatattaatgccaagtgtaaacagcctcttacaCTTAAatccctgttttcagattgtttatgatgaaatagaactgttttgactgaaatttggaaatatttgatgctggcccgagaattttcagttttCGTTGTATCACCCCACCACCTCTACAATgactgcataggtgcactggaacaatccttcctaaaatgcattaaactttcatttacaaagacgtgaaactcaccgagtggtcaggggtgttcactgatatgctcacacaaaaatcgctgcaaaacatgctttccaacaggttttttaccattcattgtaaacttgtggacctatttttccaaacgcctcacacccataaattcttccgttgagagcttgaataatagacactccagcccagttggtggcgataatccacctttacCAATTTgacaaatacaaacaaagttcccggcgcggagtaataccgtacctcacatctaatacaagtcaatggagttggacaaaaactacgataaaacctgttggaaagcatctttcgcagggatttttgtgtgagcacatcagtgaacacccccgaccacttcgtgagtttcacgtctttgtaaacgaaagtttaatgcattttaggatggattgttccagtgcacctatacagccattgtagaggtgggcgTGATACAACAAagacccgaaaattctcgggccagcatcatatgtccaaatttcagtcaaaaccgttctatttcatcataaacaatctgaaaacagtactttaagtgtaaaatactgaacttgtccttttaAAACTCAGATGCAGTACTGACAACTGTATACTGCTGCTGTGTGACAGAGATTTTAACATAATATgtatacataatgtaaaatgtGTATACATCCATTACGTATTTTTCGCCATTCTGCGCGCCTTCCCTGACATGCTGTGGAGCACCCCAGTGGAGGCTCGCTCCACACTTTTAAAACCCCTACATTAGACAAAATATTGGATATTTTAACACagagaaaatatttataattcaagacataaaataaaatgttataaaagaAGTATAAAATGTCCCTATTGAACACTCcataattcattttaatattgaacTCTTTCAAATTCACAATTCTGTAGTTTATGGTAAAATTAATTTTCTTTAATTCAGCTGACTTCTGACAGCTTCGCATGTGGTGATCAAACTGGATTATTTTAGTAATTAAGGAATACGAATTCGGTAAGCCATGCCCTGCTTCACTGATGTAAAGCATCAAAGTAAAGAACAGACAGTTGGGAGGTCGAGACAGCAGTGCTCATTAAAATTTCACACTTCAAGATGATGCAATAGACACTTTATCTTGCCTTGTTTGAGAATCTAAAGGTTGACTATGAATGTTTGCCGTTTTACCTGCAACACAGAGTGTccgattgggctgttttctgcaACTTCTGCTTCATAGGACGATTTTTCAAATTTGGGTGCATTGTCATTGGCATCAGCGATGACGACC contains the following coding sequences:
- the pcdh1a gene encoding protocadherin-1, whose product is MDLPVVLFLLWGLLLDLLSGVVGGILYRVHEEQPPSTLIGSLAADQGLPDTGHLYKLEVGAPYLRVDGKTGDIFTTEIPIDRETLKDCRNKGKPCFLEFEVSVTDLIHNQSPRLIEGRIEVLDINDNTPQFPSPVLTLSVPENTHVGVLFSIPLATDKDTERNGVSDYTLTAGPEAVALFGLQVAEDRGEKLPQLIVLGGLDRELKDSYDLTIKAVDGGNPPRYSSALLRVVIADANDNAPKFEKSSYEAEVAENSPIGHSVLQVKANDSDLGPNGEIEYTLHQAIDPVPKLLRIDRSTGVIYVKGPLDREEINNLKFYVVARDKGPSPKSSKTYVSIDVTDQNDNAPAVEIRGIGLVIHNDGVANISEDMPVGTAVALVQVSDKDEGENAVVTCVVAGDVPFQLRPASDSSVDNKRKYFLQTTTPLDFERIKDYRVEIVAVDSGNPALSSTNSLKVQVTDTNDNSPIFSPTLFEQEFPEENQPGEKVLDVVALDADSGTNAELVYNIIADSSTRGLFEIDPNSGEVRARSPLDREHKERYEFRVTATDKGVPSHRGTATVVIKVLDRNDNDPKFMLSLYSFSVLENMPPLSPVGMVTVQDMDEGGNAQVQLSVEPDVGKFVIQNGTGTILSSISFDREKESSYTFRLKAVDGGDPPRSSYVGVTINVLDENDNAPVVTKPSNSSFRRLSPMAAPDSVVEVVEAEDIDSGSNAELVYSIAGGNPHDLFYISPSDGEITLTKELTRKHSGLHRLVVRVSDRGKPSRHAISLVHIYVNETISNVSHVEALVGHSLYTPLDMDIAGDPDYGMAAQRSNIVYGSLAGVAGVVTVIVVVVFIRHRLQREAKSGYQAGKKETKDLYAPKQGPKSGKGRKGKKGKPPKAPKPLGEDEEVSLQKSLKFNLDGVNDSPRIHLPLTYPPGSPDLGRHYRSNSPLPSIQLQAQSPSASQKHQVVQELPAANTFVGTGGDDNSTGSDQYSDYSYKTNPPKYSAKTLPHRRVTFSTANPMQDQQDSSQQSYYDSGLEESETPSSKSSSGPRIGPLALPEDHYERTTPDGSIGEMEHPETDIRSLPDVAMTGNCSQECSELGHSDACWMPGQPSPVRKTRNLPKLSTFVPYQERGSLGRLANGSVRLGGEENRPRLPPSRSAYSSSDHNPGDHAPLEEVPLSVTSEFPPTSPTSNHASKREIYL